A stretch of DNA from Candidatus Hydrogenedentota bacterium:
AGTTACCCCCATGAAAGTGCTTAGTTCGCTGAAAACCGCCAAGACGCGCCATCCCGGATGCAAAATCGTCCGCCGCAAGGGCCGCGTTTACGTCATCAACAAGCTCGCCCCGCGCTTCAAGGCGCGCCAGGGCTGAGTCCCCGCATTTTTTGCAGTCTTTCAAACCGCCGCAGTCCATCCCCGGCTGCGGCGGTCTTCTCATGCCCCGCCACAGTCCCGCAGTCTTTCCAATGCCCGGCGCGGGCAACCCGGCACCGTCTCCCCTTTTTTCGGTACAATGCGGCATGCGCGCAGCCAGGGAGTAAGCAGCATGCAGGACAGAACCGCCAAAAACACGCTGGGACGCAGGGCCTTTCTGAAAAGCGCCGCACTGGCCGGGGGCCTGCTGGCCGCCGGAAAAGGCGCGGCCGGGGAGACCGCCATGGACAAAAAACGCCGCTTCTGGATTTACGGGTGCGGGGAGAAGCCGGGGGAGACCGCCCCTGCCATGCGGGAGCTGGGCTATGACGTGGTG
This window harbors:
- the rpmJ gene encoding 50S ribosomal protein L36, with protein sequence MKVLSSLKTAKTRHPGCKIVRRKGRVYVINKLAPRFKARQG